Proteins from one Nitrobacteraceae bacterium AZCC 2146 genomic window:
- a CDS encoding membrane protein DedA with SNARE-associated domain (product_source=COG0586; cog=COG0586; pfam=PF09335; transmembrane_helix_parts=Outside_1_14,TMhelix_15_37,Inside_38_140,TMhelix_141_163,Outside_164_172,TMhelix_173_195,Inside_196_208) translates to MDLPSFVGSLSGYGLMGIVGIGIAEKIVPIVPSYVVLLFLGMTCAPNRNDLFQVIAATTTGSTLGSLWWYSCGRALGVRRTDAMIARFGRYVFLKASLYSRLTNAYRRNHFWVTLVGQTIPVVRVYLSLPAGVLRLAPRSFIAATLLGAFAFNALLLSLGYVLRDGSGDPLQSGMWAVAALVAAEFTVILAMRLASALGSRIRRQSQS, encoded by the coding sequence ATGGACCTTCCTTCATTCGTCGGATCGCTGTCGGGCTATGGTCTGATGGGAATTGTCGGCATTGGTATCGCCGAAAAAATTGTTCCAATCGTGCCGTCCTACGTGGTTCTGCTTTTTCTCGGCATGACCTGCGCGCCCAACCGAAACGACCTTTTCCAAGTGATCGCGGCGACGACGACTGGATCCACGTTGGGGTCGTTGTGGTGGTATAGTTGCGGTCGCGCGCTGGGCGTCCGGCGGACCGATGCAATGATTGCGCGGTTCGGCCGCTATGTTTTCCTGAAAGCCTCGCTCTATTCGCGTCTGACGAATGCCTACCGACGGAATCATTTCTGGGTCACGCTGGTGGGCCAGACGATCCCGGTGGTGCGGGTCTATCTGTCGCTTCCGGCGGGAGTTCTGAGGCTGGCGCCGCGCAGCTTTATCGCTGCGACCCTGCTCGGCGCCTTCGCGTTCAACGCGCTGCTTCTCAGTCTTGGATATGTCTTGCGCGACGGCAGCGGTGATCCGTTGCAATCGGGGATGTGGGCGGTTGCGGCGCTCGTCGCGGCGGAGTTCACGGTGATCCTTGCCATGCGCCTTGCCTCCGCATTGGGAAGTCGCATCCGGCGCCAATCGCAAAGCTGA
- a CDS encoding signal transduction histidine kinase (product_source=COG0642; cath_funfam=1.10.287.130,3.30.565.10; cog=COG0642; pfam=PF00512,PF02518; smart=SM00387; superfamily=55874; transmembrane_helix_parts=Outside_1_19,TMhelix_20_42,Inside_43_168,TMhelix_169_191,Outside_192_458), with product MTGRSSAKSLRSRLVWRLVPLQAAMLAAVVLLVVGTLWASGLLLDQRDEDYVSDVLRDAIARDATGRIVLRPTSDLQKLRADVPDLWFSIRDRTGHSLSEGAVPEPFAQIGGALDQIGQARLGWQLLEGDPRRPAARMKWVKTAVGDAQIITATQGEISTARAALATTLVLFGFVLPSLLLMTLATFIATPIVVRGALAGLSNAAEEARQIDIDSRGARLPVDKVPTEVAPLVRAINDALARLDQGYERHKRFLADAAHELRTPIAILNTRLESLPDGPEKMRLLEDVARLAMLAEQLLDLQRLGQGPTAFSRVDLVAVGRSVVADLAPLAIAAGYDISFEAEADYVMVMGDEASLGRAVTNLVQNAIQHGGRHGVITIGVHADGAIEVEDQGPGIPADQREKIFEPFHRMQPASRGAGLGLNLVREIVRLHNGHVVVLDGIGSGACVRIRLPLLHAN from the coding sequence ATGACAGGACGCTCCTCCGCGAAGTCGCTGAGATCGCGGCTGGTCTGGCGTCTGGTGCCGCTGCAGGCGGCGATGCTGGCGGCTGTCGTTCTGCTTGTGGTCGGTACTCTATGGGCGAGCGGACTGCTTCTTGATCAGCGCGACGAGGATTACGTCAGTGATGTCTTGCGCGACGCGATTGCGCGCGACGCCACGGGCCGGATCGTGCTGCGTCCTACCTCCGATCTGCAGAAACTGCGGGCCGATGTCCCCGACCTGTGGTTTTCAATCAGGGACAGAACGGGGCATTCGCTGTCTGAAGGCGCGGTGCCGGAGCCGTTCGCGCAAATCGGCGGTGCGCTCGATCAGATCGGCCAGGCGAGACTGGGCTGGCAATTGCTGGAGGGCGATCCGCGTCGGCCTGCCGCGCGGATGAAATGGGTGAAGACCGCCGTGGGTGACGCCCAGATCATCACAGCGACACAGGGCGAAATATCGACGGCGAGGGCGGCCCTGGCAACGACGCTGGTGCTTTTCGGCTTCGTGCTGCCAAGCCTGCTGCTGATGACGCTGGCGACTTTCATTGCGACGCCGATCGTCGTGCGCGGGGCGCTCGCCGGCTTGAGCAATGCCGCCGAGGAAGCCCGCCAGATCGATATCGACAGCCGCGGCGCCCGATTGCCGGTCGATAAAGTCCCGACTGAAGTCGCTCCCCTGGTGCGGGCGATCAACGATGCGCTGGCGCGGCTGGATCAAGGGTACGAACGCCACAAGCGCTTTCTTGCCGATGCGGCACATGAATTACGCACGCCGATCGCCATTCTGAACACGCGGCTGGAAAGCCTGCCGGACGGGCCCGAAAAAATGCGGCTGCTCGAGGATGTGGCGCGGCTAGCTATGTTGGCCGAGCAACTGCTTGATCTGCAGCGGCTCGGTCAAGGCCCGACCGCGTTTTCCCGCGTCGATCTGGTTGCGGTCGGCCGTTCCGTCGTTGCCGACCTGGCGCCGTTGGCGATCGCGGCCGGCTACGACATCTCGTTCGAGGCTGAAGCCGACTACGTCATGGTGATGGGCGACGAGGCGTCGCTGGGACGCGCCGTGACCAACCTCGTACAGAACGCGATTCAGCATGGTGGCCGTCATGGCGTGATTACCATCGGCGTCCACGCGGACGGCGCCATTGAAGTCGAGGATCAGGGACCTGGTATTCCGGCTGACCAGCGCGAGAAGATTTTCGAGCCCTTCCACCGGATGCAACCGGCCAGTCGCGGTGCAGGCCTCGGTCTCAACCTGGTGCGCGAGATCGTGCGATTGCACAACGGTCACGTCGTGGTGCTCGACGGAATAGGCAGCGGCGCTTGCGTCAGAATTCGGCTGCCGCTGCTTCACGCCAACTGA
- a CDS encoding DNA-binding response OmpR family regulator (product_source=COG0745; cath_funfam=1.10.10.10,3.40.50.2300; cog=COG0745; pfam=PF00072,PF00486; smart=SM00448; superfamily=52172) translates to MRILLVEDEPEMAAALSAALNAYDMVVDHVTTLAAAEEAVSLVAHDAVLLDRQLPDGEGLSLIPKLRARVDGTPVIVLTARGELSDRISGLDGGADDYLAKPFAIEELMARLRAVLRRPVALRSDLVQVGSLSFDFGHREASVGGRPLELPRRELLVLETLLRRMGRTVLRASLEEAVYGFDDEIQSNALDTHVSRLRRKLADADAGVEIHGIRGVGYLLKRQP, encoded by the coding sequence ATGAGGATATTATTGGTCGAAGACGAACCCGAGATGGCGGCTGCGCTTTCTGCCGCACTGAATGCTTATGACATGGTGGTTGATCATGTGACGACGCTGGCCGCGGCCGAGGAGGCGGTGTCACTTGTCGCTCACGATGCCGTTCTGCTGGATCGCCAATTGCCCGACGGCGAGGGTCTGTCGCTGATTCCAAAGCTCCGCGCCCGCGTGGATGGTACCCCAGTAATTGTTCTCACCGCCCGGGGCGAGCTTTCCGACCGAATCTCCGGCCTCGATGGCGGCGCCGACGACTACCTGGCCAAGCCGTTCGCCATCGAAGAACTGATGGCGCGGCTGCGCGCCGTGCTGCGCCGGCCTGTCGCGTTGCGGTCCGACCTCGTGCAGGTTGGCTCTCTCTCGTTCGACTTCGGCCATCGCGAGGCCAGCGTTGGCGGGCGACCGCTGGAATTGCCGCGCCGCGAACTGCTGGTGCTCGAAACCTTGCTGCGGCGAATGGGGCGCACCGTATTGCGCGCGTCTCTTGAGGAAGCCGTGTATGGCTTCGATGACGAGATCCAGTCGAATGCCCTCGATACCCACGTGTCGCGGCTGCGACGCAAGCTCGCCGATGCCGACGCCGGCGTCGAGATTCACGGCATCCGCGGCGTCGGCTATTTGCTGAAGCGCCAGCCATGA
- a CDS encoding hypothetical protein (product_source=Hypo-rule applied; pfam=PF16518; superfamily=50494), with product MKNALYSIHVDLQDGRSGKGSGVVVFRDGKILGGDAYLFYVGSYISNAENSTFKGEVTVMQHTPSPAMSPLFGGQNQPVGIGVTGTFTDTSAIMNGTALVGKASQIFRATLRKLADTE from the coding sequence ATGAAAAACGCACTTTATTCGATCCATGTCGACCTGCAGGACGGTCGCTCGGGCAAGGGCAGCGGCGTTGTGGTGTTTCGCGACGGCAAGATCCTTGGCGGCGACGCCTATCTGTTTTACGTCGGCAGTTACATTTCGAACGCCGAAAACAGCACCTTCAAGGGCGAGGTGACGGTGATGCAGCACACGCCTAGCCCGGCGATGAGCCCGCTGTTCGGCGGCCAGAACCAGCCGGTCGGCATCGGCGTCACCGGCACCTTCACCGACACTTCGGCGATCATGAACGGCACCGCTTTGGTCGGCAAGGCCAGCCAGATCTTTCGCGCCACGCTACGCAAGCTCGCGGATACGGAATAG
- a CDS encoding PAS domain S-box-containing protein (product_source=TIGR00229; cath_funfam=1.10.287.130,3.30.450.20,3.30.565.10; cog=COG0642,COG2770,COG5278; pfam=PF02518,PF08448,PF13426; smart=SM00086,SM00091,SM00304,SM00387,SM01358; superfamily=158472,47384,55785,55874; tigrfam=TIGR00229; transmembrane_helix_parts=Outside_1_22,TMhelix_23_45,Inside_46_277,TMhelix_278_297,Outside_298_893), translating into MPSAIAAFFQRVRSSSLSIGQLTFSGFLLVLAVILITSIASVVAIRHIDMTFAELQRLQTVGDLAEDIDRRLTSLRLAARDFVTDPDAQPERVTQAAASLGELLKKTRIELAPEQRDMIDGVAARLTSYREGIDRVTALIARRAGLVAALPPLREKFEAAIAGVPDRATARSLFKAQNQIAAALLAHDPANAEQAAQRMRALPIDDVQLRSAADAYADGIISIAGTESEIADLDKEVLGTEGRLIGRVTELLRELSARRGRVLSRDFAQTLTEAKWQSIALGSVGVLIGLLAALFVVRRTVRPLKAIAKAIRALAGGAQHTAIPATDIENEIGDIARAAEVFRRTLVDADAAREAAVHALAEQRHAEESYRKLFEGSVDGIYVTTPAGALLNANPALARMMGYDSPEELIRATLDISRTIYVDPAARAEYQLRMQRDGTVREFEYQVRQRHYTILWLSDSATAVRDENGEVVRYEGTVRDITNQKHAEAAVKEGRRLLQQVIDTVPAVINVKDTRLRYVLMNRYMAGIFGIEPDEALGRTTAELMSRYGAAKTSEPDKRVLASGDGLGFYEEEYQDVSGAMRQWLVNKMPLLTSDGKIENIVTVALDIGERKRSEHEMRKAKDAAEAALRNLRETQNSLIEAEKLAALGRLVAGVAHEVNNPVGISLTVASSLERKIALFGEEVARGDLRRSSLTDFIESNRDAASQLVANLNRAAELIQSFKQVAADRNYSDQRVFDLADLTEQVVMSLKPGLRKQNLALSVDCRPNLIMNSYPGPYGQVLTNLFLNAVAHAFPNGSGGAVEIRIQESGDDHVEVLFSDNGIGMSADVRRRAFDPFFTTRRDQGGTGLGLHIVYSIVTNRLGGRLNLHSEPGKGTRVQIILPRVAPLEMAAE; encoded by the coding sequence ATGCCATCTGCCATCGCGGCGTTTTTTCAGCGGGTTCGATCGTCCTCGCTCTCGATCGGCCAGCTGACCTTCAGCGGGTTCCTGCTGGTGCTGGCGGTCATTCTGATCACCAGCATCGCCAGCGTGGTCGCGATCCGCCACATCGACATGACCTTTGCCGAATTGCAGCGGCTGCAAACCGTCGGCGATCTCGCCGAGGATATCGACCGCCGCCTGACCAGTCTGCGGCTGGCGGCGCGCGACTTCGTCACCGATCCCGACGCGCAGCCGGAACGCGTGACCCAGGCCGCAGCGTCGCTCGGCGAACTCCTGAAGAAGACCCGGATCGAGCTGGCGCCCGAGCAGCGCGACATGATCGACGGCGTCGCCGCGCGGTTGACCAGCTACCGCGAAGGCATCGACCGTGTCACCGCACTGATCGCCCGCCGTGCCGGGCTGGTCGCGGCATTGCCGCCGCTGCGGGAGAAATTCGAGGCGGCGATCGCCGGGGTGCCCGACAGGGCCACGGCGAGAAGCCTGTTCAAGGCGCAGAACCAGATCGCTGCGGCGTTGCTGGCGCACGATCCCGCCAACGCCGAGCAGGCCGCGCAACGGATGCGGGCGCTGCCGATCGACGACGTCCAGCTGCGCAGCGCCGCCGACGCCTATGCGGATGGCATCATCTCGATCGCCGGTACCGAAAGCGAGATCGCCGACCTCGACAAGGAGGTGCTCGGCACCGAGGGCCGGCTGATCGGCCGCGTCACCGAGCTGCTGCGCGAGCTCAGCGCGCGCCGCGGGCGGGTGCTGTCACGCGATTTCGCACAGACGCTGACCGAGGCGAAATGGCAAAGCATCGCGCTCGGCAGCGTCGGCGTGCTGATCGGCCTGCTCGCGGCTTTGTTCGTGGTCCGCCGCACAGTGCGGCCGTTGAAGGCTATCGCGAAAGCGATCCGCGCGCTCGCCGGCGGCGCGCAGCATACCGCGATCCCCGCCACCGACATCGAGAACGAGATCGGCGACATCGCCCGCGCCGCGGAAGTGTTCCGCCGCACGCTGGTCGATGCCGACGCCGCGCGCGAGGCCGCCGTCCATGCGCTGGCCGAGCAGCGCCACGCCGAAGAAAGTTACCGAAAGCTGTTCGAAGGTTCGGTCGACGGCATCTATGTGACGACACCGGCTGGCGCGCTGCTCAATGCCAATCCGGCGCTGGCGCGAATGATGGGTTATGACTCTCCGGAGGAGCTGATCCGCGCCACGCTCGACATCTCGCGCACTATCTATGTCGATCCCGCCGCGCGCGCCGAGTATCAGTTGCGGATGCAGCGCGACGGTACGGTGCGCGAATTCGAGTATCAGGTCCGGCAGCGGCACTACACCATTCTCTGGCTGTCAGACAGTGCCACGGCGGTGCGCGACGAGAACGGAGAGGTGGTGCGCTACGAAGGTACGGTGCGCGACATTACCAACCAGAAGCATGCCGAGGCCGCCGTCAAGGAAGGCCGCCGGCTGTTGCAGCAGGTGATCGATACCGTACCCGCCGTCATCAACGTCAAGGATACCCGGCTGCGTTATGTGCTGATGAACCGCTATATGGCGGGCATCTTCGGCATCGAGCCCGATGAGGCGCTCGGGCGCACCACGGCGGAACTGATGTCGCGCTATGGCGCGGCAAAAACCAGCGAGCCCGACAAGCGCGTGCTGGCGAGCGGCGATGGCCTCGGCTTCTATGAAGAAGAATATCAGGATGTTTCCGGTGCGATGCGGCAGTGGCTGGTCAACAAGATGCCGCTGCTGACATCCGATGGCAAGATCGAGAACATCGTCACGGTTGCGCTCGATATCGGCGAGCGCAAGCGCAGCGAACACGAGATGCGCAAGGCCAAGGATGCTGCCGAGGCAGCGCTGCGCAATCTGCGCGAGACGCAGAACTCGCTGATCGAGGCAGAGAAGCTCGCGGCCCTCGGACGTCTCGTCGCCGGCGTCGCCCATGAGGTCAACAATCCTGTTGGCATCAGCCTCACGGTGGCGTCGTCACTCGAGCGCAAGATCGCGCTGTTCGGCGAGGAGGTCGCGCGCGGCGACCTGCGCCGCTCCAGCCTCACCGACTTCATCGAATCCAACCGTGATGCCGCGTCGCAACTGGTCGCCAACCTCAACCGCGCCGCCGAACTGATCCAGTCGTTCAAGCAGGTCGCAGCGGATCGCAATTATTCCGACCAGCGGGTGTTCGATCTCGCCGATCTCACCGAGCAGGTGGTGATGAGTTTGAAGCCGGGGCTGCGAAAGCAGAACCTGGCGCTGTCGGTGGATTGTCGGCCGAACCTCATCATGAACAGCTATCCAGGACCCTATGGCCAGGTGCTGACCAACCTGTTTCTCAACGCGGTGGCGCATGCGTTTCCGAACGGCAGCGGCGGCGCGGTGGAAATCCGGATCCAGGAATCCGGCGACGACCATGTCGAGGTGCTGTTCTCCGACAACGGCATCGGCATGAGCGCCGATGTCCGGCGCCGCGCGTTCGATCCGTTCTTCACCACCCGTCGCGACCAGGGCGGCACCGGCCTTGGCCTGCACATCGTCTACAGTATCGTCACCAACCGCCTCGGCGGAAGGCTCAACCTGCATTCCGAACCGGGCAAGGGCACGCGGGTGCAGATCATCCTGCCGCGCGTCGCGCCGCTGGAGATGGCGGCGGAGTAG
- a CDS encoding long-chain acyl-CoA synthetase (product_source=KO:K01897; cath_funfam=2.30.38.10,3.30.300.30,3.40.50.980; cog=COG0318; ko=KO:K01897; pfam=PF00501,PF13193; superfamily=56801) translates to MNITQGLRRVLQTNPAGTATIDGDRRRDWREVGGRVARLAGALQKLGVKPGDRVAVLMLNSDRYLELYLGVAWAGAVIVPTNVRWSATEIADSLLDCRATALVVDSAFAAMGVDLAKAMPLTLIHADDDAGPAEAHDYEELVATSQPIPDAMRARDDLAGIFYTGGTTGRSKGVMLSHGNIVSNSLHMLGEGLVPEGSIYLNAAPMFHVANGGAMFTSLISGGTNVIVRMFNPELVMQTIAREKVTATLIVPTMIQMLVDHPAFHSADLSSMKQMMYGASPINEALLKRAMAGLPGTEFHQLYGMTELSPLATHLPWDQHFGEAATAKGRQRACGRAAVGCEARIVDADRKPVGSGVVGEIAVRGQNVMMGYWERPEETARAVIDGWMHTGDGGYMDDEGYIYLVDRMKDMIISGGENVYSIEVENVVAQHPAVAQCAVIGIPDPQWGETVHALVIPKPGISVNAAEIIAFCKEKIAGYKCPRSVDIRSDPFPLSGAGKVLKRELRRPFWESATAAPQAKAG, encoded by the coding sequence ATGAATATCACCCAGGGCCTGCGCCGGGTGCTGCAGACCAATCCGGCCGGGACGGCGACCATCGATGGCGATCGCCGCCGCGACTGGCGCGAGGTCGGTGGCCGCGTGGCGAGGCTGGCAGGTGCGCTGCAAAAGCTCGGCGTCAAGCCCGGCGACCGGGTTGCGGTACTGATGCTGAATTCCGACCGCTATCTCGAACTCTATCTCGGCGTCGCCTGGGCCGGCGCCGTGATCGTGCCGACCAATGTGCGCTGGAGCGCCACGGAAATCGCGGACTCGCTGCTGGACTGCCGCGCCACCGCGCTGGTGGTCGACAGCGCTTTCGCGGCGATGGGCGTCGATCTCGCCAAGGCGATGCCGCTGACGCTGATCCATGCCGACGACGACGCCGGCCCCGCCGAAGCGCATGACTACGAAGAACTGGTGGCAACCAGCCAGCCGATCCCGGACGCGATGCGGGCGCGCGACGACCTTGCCGGCATCTTCTACACCGGCGGCACCACCGGCCGCTCCAAGGGTGTGATGCTCAGCCACGGCAACATCGTCAGCAATTCGCTGCACATGCTGGGCGAAGGTCTGGTGCCGGAAGGCTCGATCTACCTCAACGCCGCGCCGATGTTTCACGTCGCCAATGGCGGCGCGATGTTCACGTCCCTGATATCAGGCGGCACCAACGTCATCGTCCGGATGTTCAATCCGGAGCTGGTGATGCAGACCATCGCGCGCGAGAAGGTCACGGCGACGCTGATCGTGCCGACCATGATCCAGATGCTGGTCGATCATCCCGCCTTTCACAGCGCCGACCTGTCGTCAATGAAGCAGATGATGTACGGCGCCTCGCCGATCAACGAAGCCTTGCTGAAACGCGCCATGGCCGGCCTGCCCGGCACTGAATTCCACCAGCTCTACGGCATGACCGAATTGTCGCCGCTGGCGACGCATCTGCCGTGGGACCAGCACTTTGGCGAAGCCGCCACTGCAAAGGGCCGACAGCGCGCCTGCGGCCGCGCCGCCGTCGGCTGCGAGGCGCGGATCGTCGATGCCGACCGCAAGCCTGTCGGCAGCGGCGTGGTCGGCGAAATCGCGGTGCGCGGCCAGAACGTGATGATGGGCTATTGGGAACGCCCGGAAGAAACCGCCAGGGCCGTGATCGACGGCTGGATGCACACCGGCGACGGCGGCTACATGGACGACGAAGGCTATATCTATCTGGTCGACCGAATGAAGGACATGATCATCTCCGGTGGCGAGAACGTCTATTCGATCGAGGTCGAGAACGTCGTCGCGCAGCATCCGGCGGTGGCGCAATGCGCTGTCATCGGCATCCCCGATCCGCAATGGGGCGAGACCGTCCACGCCCTCGTGATTCCGAAGCCGGGCATCAGCGTCAATGCCGCCGAGATCATCGCCTTCTGCAAGGAAAAGATCGCCGGCTATAAATGCCCGCGCAGCGTCGATATCCGCAGCGACCCCTTCCCGCTCTCCGGCGCCGGCAAGGTGCTGAAGCGCGAATTGCGACGGCCGTTCTGGGAGAGCGCCACGGCCGCACCACAGGCGAAGGCGGGATAG
- a CDS encoding 8-oxo-dGTP pyrophosphatase MutT (NUDIX family) (product_source=COG0494; cog=COG0494; superfamily=55811): MPSEPGVARPASTILLLREGAADAIEVFMMVRHYQIEFASGALVFPGGSVDAGDQDIIGRPELYTGVAGHDATTLNFRIAAIRETFEESRILLARPRGSNELIEAKRAGQIADAHRDALNEGKISFADIIADNDLVLALDLLVPYAHWITPVGMPKRFDTWFFLAAAPPEQVGMHDGKESTDSIWLSPREALEGGASGRFTLPFPTTRNLIKLGKQPSVAAALDDARGSVVVTVTPVVTKDGDKRQLRIPAEAGYDGEVFEM, translated from the coding sequence ATGCCCAGCGAGCCCGGCGTCGCGCGTCCTGCGTCCACTATCCTGTTGCTTCGCGAGGGCGCCGCCGATGCCATCGAGGTTTTCATGATGGTGCGGCACTATCAGATCGAGTTTGCCTCGGGCGCGCTGGTGTTTCCCGGCGGCAGCGTCGATGCCGGCGATCAGGATATTATTGGCAGGCCCGAGCTCTACACGGGCGTTGCTGGACACGATGCCACAACGCTGAATTTTCGCATCGCTGCAATCCGCGAGACGTTTGAGGAAAGCCGGATCCTGCTGGCGCGCCCGCGCGGATCGAACGAACTGATCGAAGCCAAGCGAGCAGGGCAGATCGCCGATGCCCATCGTGATGCGCTCAATGAGGGCAAGATCAGCTTCGCTGATATCATCGCCGACAACGATCTGGTGCTGGCGCTCGACCTCTTGGTGCCCTACGCGCACTGGATCACGCCTGTGGGGATGCCGAAGCGGTTCGACACCTGGTTCTTTCTCGCCGCCGCGCCGCCGGAGCAGGTCGGCATGCATGACGGCAAGGAATCCACCGACTCGATCTGGCTCTCGCCGCGTGAGGCGCTGGAAGGCGGCGCATCGGGGCGTTTCACCTTGCCATTCCCAACCACGCGCAACCTGATCAAGCTCGGCAAGCAGCCGAGCGTCGCCGCCGCGCTCGACGATGCCCGCGGCAGCGTGGTCGTCACCGTGACCCCGGTGGTCACCAAGGACGGCGACAAGCGCCAGCTGCGGATTCCGGCGGAAGCCGGCTACGACGGCGAAGTATTCGAGATGTGA
- a CDS encoding 4-hydroxy-tetrahydrodipicolinate synthase (product_source=KO:K01714; cath_funfam=3.20.20.70; cog=COG0329; ko=KO:K01714; pfam=PF00701; smart=SM01130; superfamily=51569): MKLTPKAAGTFAIAPTPFHDDGRIDDKSIDRLTDFYAEVGCDGVTVLGILGEAPKLEAAEAEAVATRFVKRAKNMQIIVGVSSPGFASMRSLAQKSMDAGAAGVMIAPPPHLRTDDQITGYFKQAVEAIGDDIPWVLQDYPLTLTVVMTPAVIRKIIMDSKSCVMLKHEDWPGLEKITTLRGFQKDGSLRELSILTGNGGTFLDFEMERGADGAMTGYAFPELLIDVVNLQKKGERDKAHDLFDAHLPLIRYEQQPGVGLAARKYVLQKRGIIASMAQRKPASAISVTAKAEIDYLLSRVARFDKRANLQPQSSAAG, from the coding sequence ATGAAACTGACCCCCAAGGCCGCAGGCACTTTTGCGATTGCGCCGACCCCGTTCCACGACGATGGCCGGATCGACGACAAGTCGATCGACCGCCTGACCGACTTCTATGCCGAAGTCGGCTGCGACGGCGTCACCGTGCTCGGCATTCTCGGCGAGGCGCCGAAGCTGGAAGCCGCCGAGGCCGAGGCGGTGGCGACGCGCTTCGTCAAGCGCGCCAAGAACATGCAGATCATCGTCGGCGTCTCGTCGCCGGGCTTTGCGTCGATGCGCTCGCTGGCCCAGAAATCGATGGATGCAGGCGCCGCCGGCGTGATGATCGCGCCGCCGCCGCATCTGCGCACCGACGACCAGATCACCGGCTATTTCAAGCAGGCCGTGGAAGCGATCGGCGACGACATTCCCTGGGTGCTGCAGGACTATCCGCTGACGCTGACCGTGGTCATGACGCCGGCGGTGATTCGCAAGATCATCATGGACAGCAAGTCCTGCGTGATGCTGAAGCATGAGGACTGGCCGGGTCTGGAAAAGATCACCACGCTGCGCGGTTTCCAGAAGGACGGCTCCTTGCGCGAACTGTCGATCCTGACCGGCAATGGCGGCACCTTCCTGGACTTCGAGATGGAGCGCGGCGCCGATGGCGCCATGACCGGCTATGCCTTCCCGGAATTGCTGATCGATGTGGTGAACCTGCAGAAGAAAGGCGAGCGCGACAAGGCGCACGACCTGTTCGACGCGCATCTGCCGCTGATCCGCTACGAGCAGCAGCCCGGCGTCGGCCTCGCCGCGCGCAAATACGTGCTGCAGAAGCGCGGCATCATCGCCTCGATGGCGCAGCGCAAGCCGGCGTCGGCGATCTCGGTCACTGCCAAGGCCGAGATCGATTACCTGCTGTCGCGCGTCGCCCGCTTCGACAAGCGCGCCAACCTGCAGCCGCAGTCCAGCGCGGCGGGCTAG